A window of Cervus elaphus chromosome 23, mCerEla1.1, whole genome shotgun sequence genomic DNA:
CTTGAAGGATGAAGCTGCTAGGCCCCAGGCAACCCTGGAAGGTGTCAATTGTCTCAAGGACACTCCTGTTACAGGCACCTAAAGGGACCAACTTCCAAAATGTACCTGCTGGTTTACAGTTAGCTTTGAGGAACACATCTTGAGAATTTCCCTACAGATGTTAGAATGGCAGTACAGTGTTTATATAGTGAGAACCAGTCATTCACCAGGCCCTGTAACCTTCCCTTCAGTGTGTTGTGTCCTTGTTAATGTCAAGAGCTGCCACTGTGTGGTACTCAAAGTGAAGCCAGTATTTAAGGCATTAAATGTCAGCCTGAACTGTCACCCCAGACACCTGTGTCCAAGGGCCTGGGGCTACTCCCTCAGTGCCTGGGAGGCACCATAGACTTAATGTGTGCTAAGTGGCTGGCTGACCTCACTGTCAAGTGTCAAGGATCTGTTTGCAAAAAGTAATGTATTTGTGCTTTAAGTAAAAATTTGGTTTTGCAACGCATGTCATAGACTGTCTTTCAGCTATCACCCCCAACACTCCAGAGCCCCCAAGAGcccacccaccccctcctccGGCTGCCAAACACACACAATGAAGCAAATAggttttcactttatttataaCAAATATTCCATATCCGGGATCCTCTTCAGTTAGAAGTTCCTGGAACAAAAAAGGACAACATTAAAACCTGGTTTCTGAAGCATCCTGAGCCCTAATGCCCAAACTCCAGTCCTCTTACTTTGAGACAATGCCGTCGGCCTTGGCCAGCCGGAGAATGGAGTCATCTGATTCACCCTAGGGGAAAAAGCACGTTGGGACCAGCTGCCCTTCTGGCCTGAAATCCCGCCCAGCTGCCCACCGGTTGGACCAAGTGGAGACTAGCTAGCAACAGGCAGACCGTCGCCTCTGCAGAGGGGGACAGGGTTTCAAGGAGGTCCCTGTGACAACTGGAGAGCTCCGAGGTTTTCCAAGGTGAGGGGGCCCCTTTCTTGGATCCTGAGCATCCTATTTCTACCCCCAGGAAGAGGCTGGTAACCAGCACAATCTGATCCAACACGCTCCAATCCATTTCGCCAACAAACCCGCTCAGGCCTCAGCGAGGGGGATGCTATTCCGGTTCAAAAGCCCACCAGGTAAGCGCGGGGCCCCAAGACACACACCATCCTGCGAATGGCCCCGCAGATAGCGTAGGTTTTAAACTGGCCGTTGAACCTGCCTGTCACCTTGTCAACCTAAAAATTGAGAAAAGGAGTCGTAAAGAGGTGCCCAAGCACCTTCGGGTCGAAACCTGAGGTTTGGGAATCAACGTGCAAGTCCGCCCGACCTCGCCCCCTCACCCAGCGGGTAGGCCCTGCGGCCGCCCGGCTCACCTCGGCCACGTTCATCTGGATGGACGCGTGGTCCTTGGCGCCGATGATACGGTTGCTGGCGGAGCTGCGGGGGGAGCGCAGTGAGCAGGGAAATGTAGATCGGGGATGGAGGGGGTTTAGGGGTAGCAGAGAGGGACGCTCACCATTTTCGCGGCACATACAGGTCCACGAACTCACCGGCGTCGTTCTGCATGTTGAGCGAGCGTCTGCGGGACCCCAAGGCGGATTCGTAAGGGCGAACTGTGTCCGcgcgcccctccccacccagccccgaCCACCGCGCGCCTGGGTATCTTACCGTCCCGATCCCGGGCCCAGCGCCgtacccccaccccccgaccccgGACCCTAAAGCCGTTCTCCTGCACTGATCCCAGACCCCATGCCACCCTCCCTCCCGACCTCGGGCCCCGCGCCGTCCCCCTTGCCAGTACGCCAGCCTCGCAGCCCACCTGATGGCACCACGATGAGTGCGAGCGCAGAAAGGAAGCGCCGCTTCCCCCGGCAGCGCTATTGGCGGACGGGGCGGGGCCGCGACGAGTACTTCCGGGTCCTGCGCCGCCGCGAGTTTGcgcagagagagagagcgcgcgcGCCCTCGCGGTCCGCCGCTATGACGCATTTCCGCTTCCGGTGGGCGGAAACCTGGCGTCCCAGGGATCTGGGCGGGCGGCTGGTGCAAACTTGCTAGACCGCAGGTTGGCGCGTTTTCGCAGCGGTGGTTTTCGCCCCTGTGGGCGCTTCCCGCCGCCGGGATCGCCGGGCCAGAGTCCTCCCAAGCAGGACCCGACCCGGGTGGGAGGGCGGGAGCGCTGACACGAGCCGGGTTGTCAGCACGTGGGAGCTGCAGACTGCCCCGGGGGTCTTAGCCCAGGGCCAAACCAAGGACCGCGAAGATGGACACAGAACGAGCGCCGCTGGTTATAAGAGCAAGAGCGAGCCCTGGGTTCCTGAGGGAGgagtggcagggctggggtgaCGGGCTCCTCCCCAAAGTGGAACTTAACTGCCCCAGAAACAGGGGTCTGAGCTAGAAAGGAGCTCGGCCACGCCTCGTGGCGGAACCAGGTCAAACCCGCACAGCGGGTGCTCAGCACTATCCGGGGCCTGCCCAGGACCCTTCCGCCACATCAGTCCCACTCCATCCTCCCCAGAGCAGTCTATGCCAGGCCCGTCCCTGGTGCGAGGGTCTgttaatgaagaaaatagaaaaactcCAGGCTGCAGAGCTAACTCCAGAGCCCCCCGTCCCGCAATCCTGGGATTTTGCCCCGCCGTTTCAGCTGAAACACCCCCTTGAGACTTCATCTTTCAGATGAGAGAGAGGGCCCCTCGGGGGTGGACTCCAGAGCTTGTACACCCCTCCGCCCCAGCTGCCCAGGGCCGAGCCCGGCAGTGGAGCCTCCAAAATCCCGATGCCTCTTACTCGGCAAATCCTCCCGGTCCTCCAAGATTGGGCTCCCACCTCACTTCCCCCACTCAAGTCTCCGTGAGGTCACACAGGTGAGGGCTCTCCCAGGGCTGTGTCTGCTCACCTTGTGGCGACTGCAAATGATCCTGGTCGGCCTGGCCTCAAGGTTCCCCATTTGAGTCACTGCCAACTTCTGTACAGGTCCGGGAGGATTTAATGTCTGGGCCTGGTCAGGGCTGAGGCTACTCATACCTGGAAACCAGTGTTCAAGTGGGCAGTGTGTTTGCTGTTGCTTCCACTGGGCTCTGGCAGCTGGGCCTCAGGTCACTGAGGCCCGCGCCCTGTAGGAAGGTCATCATTCCCTGTTGGTTTCAGCTGGAGAGATGTGTGCCCTTTCCAGGACCCCCAGCACATGCACGGACATCACGTGTTTATGTTTGTGGTTGTATTATGGACCAGGGTTCTTGTCGTCCctacatgcgtgtgtgctaagttgcttcggactctgcgactgcatggactgtaaccctccaggctcctctatccatggaattctccaggcaagaatactggagtgggttgcctcctccagggaatcttcccaactgaaggatcaaacctggatctcctgcattggcaggtggattctttaccactagcatcatctgggaagcctttcTTGTCCTCCCTAGTCAATAGAAATTGATATGAGATGAgataagaaattcaggcaaggctttatcaGGGTTCCTGCTGCAGTAGGAGGGAGTGAAAACAAGTAATAGGTTCCCTGGTTCGCTCCATTATATGGGATGAGGGTAGGAGTGGGTCCAGGGATTGGGCTGGAGGGTAGTTTGCCCATCTCTGGTGATTTTGAATGCAAGGGACATGTGCTGGtatcctgcttttgctcccagctcTTTAGAAAGGTCAGCTGGATTTTTAATCTCTTTGTGTCTTATCCATAGTTTGCTTTACCTGCACATGTAACAAAATCCACTCACACCCATTAGAATGACTacaatgaatttgaaaaaaaaaataagtgttgaggctgtggagaaattgaaatcctgtgcattgttggtaggaaggtaaaatggtacagctgctgtggaaaacagtatagtgGTTCTTCAAAAAcgtaaaaatagaactgccatctgATCCAACAGTTCCACCTCTAGGTTACTTAACCGAAAGAAGGCGGTGTCTTGAAGAGATTTGTGCAGCCgtgttcacagcagtattattcacaatagtctgTGATGGAAGCAACCCACGTGTCTATGGGTGGGTGACGGGATAAGCCGGATATGGTCTGTGCACACAGTGCAATGTTGTTCATCTTTCAAAAGGAGGGAAATTGTGACAAGcatatggatgaaacttgagaagttgtgctaagtaaaataagccagtcacaaacaAGTACAGTGTAATTCCAGTTACACAAGGTGCCTAGAGGAGTCGAATAACAgcggccaggggctgggggtgggggttagtGTCTAATGGGTGTAGAGCTCCATTCTACAAGGTGAGAAAGTtgtagagatggatggtggtgattgCTGCATAACATTATGAgtgtatttaataccactgaactgcaCGCTTAATGGTCAAGGCagtaagttttatttatatatattttatcacaataaaaaaacattttaaatactatAAGACACGCATGGACACAGAGAAGACAACACTGTCTCTTCCTGGTG
This region includes:
- the RPS21 gene encoding 40S ribosomal protein S21, encoding MQNDAGEFVDLYVPRKCSASNRIIGAKDHASIQMNVAEVDKVTGRFNGQFKTYAICGAIRRMGESDDSILRLAKADGIVSKNF